Genomic segment of Vibrio natriegens NBRC 15636 = ATCC 14048 = DSM 759:
ATAAAACTGGTGAACGTCTGCGTATTGAAGCCTTGATGGATCAATCTCACGTAGGCGAGCGCACCGACATCCTTGAGTTAGTTAAAAATGACTGGCGAGAAGTGGGTATATTTTTAGATATTCGCATTGTTGAAGGTTCATTTATGCAGACACAGCGCCTCGACAACAACTTCGATTTACTACCGCCTCCAGGCGATGGTGGTATCGGTGTACTGGACTCTTTCGCCGCTTATGCAGTGCAAAACCCAGCGTCTATCTGGGGCATTGGTTACTACTACTGGATGTCAGACAAAAACCACGCAACAGCAGTTGAGCCACCGGCGCATGTGAAAAAGCAAATCGAGCTGTATCGCAAAATGGGGGAAACCGCATCTCAGGAAGAGCAAAACAAACTGATGAAAGAAATCCTCCAGATCTCCAAAGAACACTTCTACACCATCGGTACAGTGTCATCTTTGGATGAGGGTGTGGTCATCAAGCATGGCGTACATAATGCCGATACACAAGTACCAGACTCTTATTCCATCGCTTCTCCAGGCCCAATGCGCACCGCGCAACTGTGGAAAGAAGCCGATAAGTAGATTGGCAGCAATGCCTAATGCAGTTCAGTTACCAACCGAAATGAGGTCTTAACCGATCTGCTAAGCGCTTCAAAATCCCGTGTCAATTTAGATTGTCGCGGGATTTTTTATAACATTTTTCGAAGTACTTACACGCACCTCACTTAATCGTCTCACCAATGCAATTTGAACAGCTGCCAGCTCGTTATATCAAGGATTAAACCACCTCGCCAGTCGGTCTATATCTTACCGAAAAGACAAAACAGAATAAGGGAAGAGCGAAACTAGGTGCAAAACATTCAGCCACTTGCTCAGGGGAATATAGTGTCTAAACGAATAATGTCTAAACGAATAGTGCGTAAGCGAAGTTCGCTTTGGTTAGCAAAACTCTATGATTCGTTTATGAGGAGAGATCGGTAGTTGGATGTTGGAAGAGACTGCAATCACATCGCGATGCGAATTAGTATAAAGGCGGTGCTCATTGTGATTTACAACGAACACCGCCCCAAGTTTTGCAACAAAAGCCGACGACAATTAACTGCTCTGGGTAACGGTTTAACTTTCACTAGCTCAGACCTGCAAGGTCAACTGTCAAACTTTTACCTATACCTATAAAGTCAATAGGCAACAAGGCTTTACCCATAGCCTTGTTATAAAAACCCACCAGCTATTAAGTAGCAACCCTATGATTACTTAAGTAGAACTTCAACAACGGTATCCTTTTCTTCAGGCAATGGATATCCGGCGGTTACTTTCTTATCGAAAAAGAAAAATGCATTTTCATTGTACTCATGCAGGTTCCAAAAAAAGCTCTCTTCTATCTCTGAACCATCTTTAAGCAATCTCATTCGGTCAATTTTATTTGCCATATTAGGTAAACATACCGCACCAATTTGTTCTTCCATCACATGGGCGTATAACTTATTGCCTTTTCTTGTGAAGCGTCCCCATTCCGGCTTTGGTAGCTCTGCATAGCCACACCCATAGATACTTTCACCATTGTCAGCTAACCATTCGCCCACTTCCTCTAAAATCGCTACGGACTTCTTCGGGATTCTTCCTTTGGCATCTGGCCCTACATTTAAAATCAAATTACCATTTTTGCTGACACATTCGACCAATGTACGCACAACTAACTTAGCTGATTTATAGTGATTGTCATGTGCATGATACCCCCAATGCCTATTAAGAGTTATGCACGCTTCCCATGGTATATGATTCCCTGCTTCATCTCTTATTCCTTCTGGTGGAATCATTTGTTCTGGCGAATCGAAATCTCCTGAGTACGGGGTTGGATTAAGAGTTCTTATTGAACCTGCCGTTTCTCCACTGCCTTCCAATCGGTTGTCAATAACCACATGTGGCTGAAGCTTTCTCACCATCTCAATGAGCTTTGATGCTTTCCATTTCTCACCATTCATATCATCATATGAAAAATCAAACCACATAATATCTAGATGACCATAGTTGGTGAGAAGCTCTTCTATCTGATTGTGCATATACCCTAGGTAATTATCAAAATCATGGTCCGTACCTTTATAATCTTCACACTGTCTCATTGGATGATGTGTATCTCCAAAATGTGGATAATCCGGGTGTCGCCAGTCTATAAGTGAAAAATACAACCCAACTTTGATACCTTCATCTCTGAAAGCTTGTAAGAACTCTTGAACCAAATCTCTTTTACAAGGTGTGTTGGTAGATTTGAAATCAGTATATTTAGAATCATATAGACAAAAGCCATCATGATGCTTAGCCGTTAATACGGCGTATTTCATGCCTGCTTTTTTTGCTAACTTTGCCCATTCTTTAGGGTTGTATTCCTTGGCATCAAACTCATCGAAATATTTATCGTAGTCCTCTTTTGGCATGTGCTCATTACTTCTTACCCACTCACCTCTTGCTGGAATCGCATAGAGCCCCCAATGAATAAACATCCCGAATCTCGCCTCGCAGTACCACTGCGTGCGCTCGGTTCTTTCTTTTATAACTAAATTTTCCATAAGTATTTACCTAATTACTTTTCTATAGCGATATATCGTTTTATTCGCGGCAAAACAAACACCTGCGCTTAATGCGCCAAAGGCTGCATAAGGTATGCGAGGAATATCGTTGCCGGATCTGGCAGCGATCACGTAATGAATGACGGGAAAGTCCTTGTTCAGAGTGGAAATAGCGGCACAGTGGATGACATGGTTACACCTCCGGCAATTCACCTTCAGATAGGTAAGACTTGCCGCATATATTAGCTACTGCTAAACCGGCGCAAGCAAAACGTAACAACTTGGATTCAACGTTTTCAGTAACGGAGATATCGTCCGTTTCGTTCTATCTCTTCTTATTTCTGCTTTCTTTATTTGTTTTATGTCAGCGAGCTTATCCATCAATAACCAAAACCTGGTTTTTCTTTAGTCGCTGCCGTAACTTACTGTTTACTCGGCTATCACTGATAAAGATATCTATCTCTGTGGCGTCACAAATCTTGATCAGCCCCTTTTTGCCTATTTTGCTCGTATCGGCAAGCAGTACCACCTGAGCCGCACAACCCAGCATGCGGCGTTTGATAGAGGCATTCAGTTCGTTAGACTCCCAGACGGCTCCGTTTTCATCGACCCCGCTGCAGGACAGTAGAACCACATCCAGATTCAAACGGGACAACGCCTGTTCGGCAATGGGGCCGTGAAAGGCAGAGTATTTGACGGAAAAACTGCCTCCAGTCACAATGACGGACACCTGTTCTTTTGTTGTCATACTTTGCATTATGCCAGTGGAGTTGGTTACCAAAGTACAAGCTATATCAGGCATCAGCCGGGCAACGTGCAGACAGGTAGAGCTGGCATCCATTCCAATGACGCTTCTCTCGATAAGGTAGTGCTGTGCATGCTTTGCCATTACATGCTTAGCTTGTGCGTTTAACTTCTGTCGTGAGGAGAATGTCTGGCCTATGTCACGAGTCTGCAGGCTGACTGCACCACCATGAGTACGACATAACAGGCTGTGTTTTGCTAATGTATTCAGATCGCGGCGTATGGTCTCAACAGAGACGCCATAATCGACAGCTAACTCCTCAACCTTAACCTCACCTTGCTTTCGGACTTGATCAACAATGTAATTTTGTCTGTTGTTCATGCTCTAAACATCACTTAATGAAACATCATTTCAATAAAGCAAATGTTAAATTGAAAATTGTAGGCACTGCACCCGTTCAAACTGTTTGTGCGATTAATATCACGCAAGTTCGGGCAAAGTGGGCGTTTTGGTTGAAGGATGACAATGAGTTGATGACCGATTTAAAAAAGGTAACGGTTGAAGCGGGCATTAACGTGCATTAGATAAGAGCGTATTTACATCAACAAACCAAAGTTAGCGTGAGAAAGCTCGCATCTAACTGCACCTGACTCTGCTGGAACCGATAAAACAATTATTATGAAAAGGTATTTCATAAAATTAGACAGGTGTATCATGACCAAGCCCACAGCAGGTGAACTG
This window contains:
- a CDS encoding alpha-L-fucosidase, which gives rise to MENLVIKERTERTQWYCEARFGMFIHWGLYAIPARGEWVRSNEHMPKEDYDKYFDEFDAKEYNPKEWAKLAKKAGMKYAVLTAKHHDGFCLYDSKYTDFKSTNTPCKRDLVQEFLQAFRDEGIKVGLYFSLIDWRHPDYPHFGDTHHPMRQCEDYKGTDHDFDNYLGYMHNQIEELLTNYGHLDIMWFDFSYDDMNGEKWKASKLIEMVRKLQPHVVIDNRLEGSGETAGSIRTLNPTPYSGDFDSPEQMIPPEGIRDEAGNHIPWEACITLNRHWGYHAHDNHYKSAKLVVRTLVECVSKNGNLILNVGPDAKGRIPKKSVAILEEVGEWLADNGESIYGCGYAELPKPEWGRFTRKGNKLYAHVMEEQIGAVCLPNMANKIDRMRLLKDGSEIEESFFWNLHEYNENAFFFFDKKVTAGYPLPEEKDTVVEVLLK
- a CDS encoding DeoR/GlpR family DNA-binding transcription regulator, with translation MNNRQNYIVDQVRKQGEVKVEELAVDYGVSVETIRRDLNTLAKHSLLCRTHGGAVSLQTRDIGQTFSSRQKLNAQAKHVMAKHAQHYLIERSVIGMDASSTCLHVARLMPDIACTLVTNSTGIMQSMTTKEQVSVIVTGGSFSVKYSAFHGPIAEQALSRLNLDVVLLSCSGVDENGAVWESNELNASIKRRMLGCAAQVVLLADTSKIGKKGLIKICDATEIDIFISDSRVNSKLRQRLKKNQVLVIDG